DNA from Brassica napus cultivar Da-Ae chromosome C4, Da-Ae, whole genome shotgun sequence:
TGAACTTACGTGGCTGACGTCCTCTCTTCCTCTTATTAACACTCTCTCTGTTACTAGACTCCTCAGGTGCCTGCTGCATAAGAGTAGTCAAAATAGTATGAACAACCGACAAAAATGCCATTTTCAACACATAGTAACTATTCATTCACCTTGGCTTCATCAGCAGAAGATCCCTTTTGATTCTTCATCACTGTTTGTTTCTTCCTCGGAGTTGTTTTCGTCAGCTGGACTGCAGCTACACCCAGGACTACCGATGAGTGATACTCTTTTGCTGATAAAAAGACATAACGTAGATTCATGACCCATTAAGTTTTACTTTTCTCAAACAAGAATCATCATCATACTTTCTAAAGTTAAAGAAAGGATAGATTAGGAAACTATTATGTATATAAGGAAGACgtaatcaaaataatattacgttttatgtgtatatattagTTTCTTAATCTATCAATAACACTTACTTTCTGCTGCTATCTCTGGTTGCTTTGAGACTAGTGTGTTGCCACCATTCACCACAGCGTTAGCTCTTTTACTTGCTAAATCTccagataacttcttcacaaaGCAGATAAAGTTATAAGCAGATGGCAAgttagattcaatgaaaaagtAATAATGGGAAGGAGATTTATAACTCACAGCTGGAGTTTGGGGGAGCTGTGTTACAGATTCTTTACCAGCTTCTGCAACATCAGGAGAGGCAGGAGGAGGAAGATTCTTAGTGCACCTAGAAGATCGTGTCGACCTCAGTTTTACCCTTATGCGGGTTGAACCTGTTGCTACCTCAGCTGCATGCTGACGACTCTCCTTTTCATCCGAAACCTACACACATACTAACTTCAATGCATGTTCTCTAAAAGATCAGTAAAATAGAGAGGGAACAAGTACCTTTTCTTTAGTTAGCCAAGCTCCACCTTTCCACTCCATAGACGGTCTTAGCTGCGACTGTTCAAAGTCTTTACTCTCCTTGTTTGTTCCCACAAGGACAGTGTATCTATCCCCAGTAAGAACCATGCTTACTACACTCGGACACCATCCAGACTCAAGCAATGCATCCACATGTTCCATCAACCCAAAAGCTCTTAAATCAAAAGGCGGTGGTGGAGGCCTGACTTCAGAGTAAGGAACGTTTCTCTTGGTccactcatcttcttcttctccaccgcTCAAACTCTTGTACTTCACCAACAGCAACGTCCCATCTTCATTCTCCATGATGGCCATAGCCGAAACCCAAATATCACCAAAATCTTCAACCTGTGTCCTCACTTCTACATTAGCTCCGGCGCTATACTCCGACTTCATCAAATGCTTCAGACACAAAACAATTAAGACAgcatacaaacaaacaaacaaaaaatgaaaactttaatAATAAAAGGTGAAGACTTTAACTCGTTTCTCGCAACGGAACCACTCTTCATCTTTCCAAACCATATGCGTCCTCAGCTCCTTCCTTTCAACCTCGATGACGTCAGGCTCGAACTTGAGGTACACCAAGAAACGGTGACCAGGCAAGACCTTAACCACCCAGCCAGACCACCATCCACCTCTATGAGCAGCGTCAACCATGTCGCCTTCCTCGAAATCAACTTCTTCAGGAGAGGACGGATCCGGCGGCGGAAGGGGGCGGATCAGACGGTGGACAGCGGTTGTGATTAACGAAGGAGAGTGGTCTTCTTCGCTGGACAGAGGGTTTAAGTGGCGAACGGAGAGCTTCTTGCGCTTGGAGACGGCGAGATTCTCTTCCAGGATGGCGCGGTACCATACATTGCCGTTAGACTCGTTGGAAGAGACTTCAATCTCGGAGCCCTTGGAAGCGGAGAGCTTCTCCTTTTTCCCGGTAGCTGACAGCATGCTTTCACCGAACCCTAGAACTTTAGAGTAGAGAGAGATTGAGAACAGTGTGCTTTTAGTTCCACTGTTCTGTCCTTGAGAAAATATGCTGCTTAAAAAggtattaattatttattatattaattagcTTCTTTATTTCTCTTAATTAtgattagataaaaaaaaaaattaaagcccATCAAGACAAATGCAATGTGGGTCATTTGGTTGTTGTAATTAGGCCTGCGCATttcggatatcggttcggttcggttcgggtatttcgggtttcgggtagttcggatagggattagaggatccatttagtacttgacctattttcggttcggttcggttcggatagtttcgggttcggttcggttcggatagtaaatgtaggaaccggaaaatatccggaaaaagttcggttctcatttagatccggttcgggttcggatagttcgggtagttcggataatttggataaaatatcggttatttagagtaaaatatcaaataattatgatgatttagataaaaaaatttggatatttcggattactttggatatttcagataaaactattcggatagtttcggatactttcgggtagtttggatactttataataatttagttatcttcgactattttcagatacttttaatagaattttaaattaaaaatatatatttagtgatgttatatgtatatataattaatatttttatatattcgggtacccgttcggttctcggttcggttccagttcggttatttcggatataaaaatataggaaccgttcgggtatttcggttcggttccggttattttgcccaggcctagttGTAATAGCTTAGTCTTTTCTCGTTTGGTAAGCTTTGTATACGATTATTTTAGATCCcgttttagtttagttttatataaataaatttaataaatgtgtgAAGATATTGGAAAATCCGCCGAAACGTGGGTTCATTTCATAATATTCagaattttagtatataagaaaaacaGTTCAAAAGAATTATTTGGGAGCGAAGAACAAAGTATGAAATCATAAAAGTCTGAGACGAAAGAACAAAACAGAGTCGAAGAAGACGAGACAAACTGCTCTCCTAAGCCTGCATTTAATTACACATTTAGCTCAACTCATtagtataattttaaacaataaaatattatataccaAAAAGATTATACCTTGTTTGCGATGTTGTTGGAGAGCCAGTCAAGTCCCTCGTAGAGCCCTTCTCCTGAGGTAGCACATGTGCTCTGTATGTACCTGtcaaaccaaaccaaccaaCGATTACATCACTTGTACTGCTTTACAAGTATCGGGTTTAGCTTTTGTTTATTAGGCTTTACCAGTGTCGTTGACGGAGAGAGTGAAGGCCAAGTTTGTCAGTAATCTCAGCGGCGTTCATGGCGTTTGGAAGATCTTGCTTGTTAGCAAAGACAAGAAGCACAGCATCTCTCAACTCATCCTGCAACAACAGTTAAAAAGGAAacattaacaagaaaatgtcaAACCAAAACCTGATGCCAAAGGGAGATATTGGTTTGAGAGTATTACTTCGTTGAGCATTCTGTGAAGCTCGTCTCTAGCTTCCACAACACGGTCACGGTCGTTGCTGTCCACCACGAAGATCAGCCCTTGCGTGTTTTGGAAGTAGTGCCTCCACAATGGACGAATCTGGATGAGCAAGCACAGAAACCATTGTCAAACTGGAATCAGCACAGTATCATTGAGTATAACGAGAGAGTACTTTGAGAATGATACTGTTGATATAGCTTATTAGCTTTAAGAGTGATGGATGGTACTAACGGAATGTAATGAGAGAATACCTTGTCCTGACCCCCGACATCCCAGACGGTGAAGCTGATGTTCTTGTATTCCACAGTCTCCACATTGAAACCTAGCCAAGAATAGTCAATTCCAATCACTCACACAACACTGTCAAGCATGAAAACTCGTCAAAGTTAGAAAGACTCACCAATGGTTGGAATGGTGGTGACGATCTCGCCAAGCTTGAGCTTGTACAAGATGGTGGTCTTACCAGCAGCGTCGAGACCAACCATGAGGATACGCATCTCTTTCTTTGCAAAGAGTCTGCTGAACAGCTTCCCGAAAGACAGCCCCATCTTTTTCAAACCCTGTTCGTTCGTTTGTTAAAAAACATGCAATATTACCTCATCAATTGACGAAGAAGAAAAGCAGTTTCGATTGCTTCCTACGAAGAATTCTCTCAGATCTCATTCGTTAATTGCAAGTTCCGATCAAATCAACATCCTCCTAAATGCCGGTTTCAGGTGAAAACAAAGCTAGATCACTTTGAATCATGATCATGCAGGTATAGATCGATCTAAGATTCCCACGGAAAACAATCACACTACACGAATCCGGAGAATACACAGAGATCTGGCAATCACGGATCCAGATCGCGCGATAGATACGAGTGCGAGTGCGAGTGCGAGTGCGAGTGCGAGTGCGACTGGGACTTACCGGAAGAAGATATAGACTTTCACTGTCGCCGATGGGTCGTCCAAAGGCAAATGATGGTCTTCGTACGAGCAAGAGGAGGATCGTGTGACGCAACCTTTCTCTATTGTACGCGTTTAGACGGTATTTTACTATAAGTTTGATTTCTATACACAAATTGCGGGGATAGCTCAGTTGGGAAAGCCTCATACTGAAGATCTGAAGGTCGCGTGTTCGACTAATGGGCTTGGGCCTGAGTTAAATATATTCAATC
Protein-coding regions in this window:
- the LOC106444977 gene encoding DUF724 domain-containing protein 7 isoform X4 — encoded protein: MLSATGKKEKLSASKGSEIEVSSNESNGNVWYRAILEENLAVSKRKKLSVRHLNPLSSEEDHSPSLITTAVHRLIRPLPPPDPSSPEEVDFEEGDMVDAAHRGGWWSGWVVKVLPGHRFLVYLKFEPDVIEVERKELRTHMVWKDEEWFRCEKRHLMKSEYSAGANVEVRTQVEDFGDIWVSAMAIMENEDGTLLLVKYKSLSGGEEEDEWTKRNVPYSEVRPPPPPFDLRAFGLMEHVDALLESGWCPSVVSMVLTGDRYTVLVGTNKESKDFEQSQLRPSMEWKGGAWLTKEKVSDEKESRQHAAEVATGSTRIRVKLRSTRSSRCTKNLPPPASPDVAEAGKESVTQLPQTPALSGDLASKRANAVVNGGNTLVSKQPEIAAETKEYHSSVVLGVAAVQLTKTTPRKKQTVMKNQKGSSADEAKAPEESSNRESVNKRKRGRQPRKFISTEPNQKQKTGVAANGTADMTDDDDQPLASWIHGGNSSSGQSAPRAAPPDPSVVEKHVVETPKAKDSTMVLPFAKKSPCWKVLESMEIFKAVPQRPHFSPLLQCEEESREGDAIGAMVNFTGLLEKLSNIQVDSSVSAINRIKESFLKLEKHGFDITAPLSRIEKLLSIKENQTWALEELQAAEREITENDNKRRKCEEDIELVSKKIVELQKQEALLKEAKVTMDKEIARMHTHAAVLDQKVQNVEEEFQATVSLPW
- the LOC106444977 gene encoding DUF724 domain-containing protein 7 isoform X15, producing the protein MLSATGKKEKLSASKGSEIEVSSNESNGNVWYRAILEENLAVSKRKKLSVRHLNPLSSEEDHSPSLITTAVHRLIRPLPPPDPSSPEEVDFEEGDMVDAAHRGGWWSGWVVKVLPGHRFLVYLKFEPDVIEVERKELRTHMVWKDEEWFRCEKRHLMKSEYSAGANVEVRTQVEDFGDIWVSAMAIMENEDGTLLLVKYKSLSGGEEEDEWTKRNVPYSEVRPPPPPFDLRAFGLMEHVDALLESGWCPSVVSMVLTGDRYTVLVGTNKESKDFEQSQLRPSMEWKGGAWLTKEKVSDEKESRQHAAEVATGSTRIRVKLRSTRSSRCTKNLPPPASPDVAEAGKESVTQLPQTPAKLSGDLASKRANAVVNGGNTLVSKQPEIAAETAVQLTKTTPRKKQTVMKNQKAPEESSNRESVNKRKRGRQPRKFISTEPNQKQKTGVAANGTADMTDDDDQPLASWIHGGNSSSGQSAPRAAPPDPSVVEKHVVETPKAKDSTMVLPFAKKSPCWKVLESMEIFKAVPQRPHFSPLLQCEEESREGDAIGAMVNFTGLLEKLSNIQVDSSVSAINRIKESFLKLEKHGFDITAPLSRIEKLLSIKENQTWALEELQAAEREITENDNKRRKCEEDIELVSKKIVELQKQEALLKEAKVTMDKEIARMHTHAAVLDQKVQNVEEEFQATVSLPW
- the LOC106444977 gene encoding DUF724 domain-containing protein 7 isoform X13, which translates into the protein MLSATGKKEKLSASKGSEIEVSSNESNGNVWYRAILEENLAVSKRKKLSVRHLNPLSSEEDHSPSLITTAVHRLIRPLPPPDPSSPEEVDFEEGDMVDAAHRGGWWSGWVVKVLPGHRFLVYLKFEPDVIEVERKELRTHMVWKDEEWFRCEKRHLMKSEYSAGANVEVRTQVEDFGDIWVSAMAIMENEDGTLLLVKYKSLSGGEEEDEWTKRNVPYSEVRPPPPPFDLRAFGLMEHVDALLESGWCPSVVSMVLTGDRYTVLVGTNKESKDFEQSQLRPSMEWKGGAWLTKEKVSDEKESRQHAAEVATGSTRIRVKLRSTRSSRCTKNLPPPASPDVAEAGKESVTQLPQTPAKLSGDLASKRANAVVNGGNTLVSKQPEIAAETAVQLTKTTPRKKQTVMKNQKQAPEESSNRESVNKRKRGRQPRKFISTEPNQKQKTGVAANGTADMTDDDDQPLASWIHGGNSSSGQSAPRAAPPDPSVVEKHVVETPKAKDSTMVLPFAKKSPCWKVLESMEIFKAVPQRPHFSPLLQCEEESREGDAIGAMVNFTGLLEKLSNIQVDSSVSAINRIKESFLKLEKHGFDITAPLSRIEKLLSIKENQTWALEELQAAEREITENDNKRRKCEEDIELVSKKIVELQKQEALLKEAKVTMDKEIARMHTHAAVLDQKVQNVEEEFQATVSLPW